In the Flagellimonas sp. MMG031 genome, one interval contains:
- a CDS encoding 5'(3')-deoxyribonucleotidase: MIIFVDMDEVIADAYQAHIDIYNQEFDAQFTAEECMGREFWQCVPQEHQQSVRDHTHRDGFFKNLKVIDGSQDVLEALSKKHEVYIASAAMEFPQSLREKSDWLDQFFPFIPWQNRILCGNKHVLKGDVLIDDRSKNLGFFDGRSIMFTSPHNTEVKTFERADTWRDIADKLL, from the coding sequence ATGATCATTTTTGTGGATATGGACGAGGTTATCGCAGATGCCTATCAAGCCCATATCGATATTTATAACCAAGAGTTTGATGCCCAATTTACAGCCGAAGAATGTATGGGCAGGGAATTTTGGCAATGTGTCCCGCAGGAGCATCAGCAATCGGTGAGAGACCATACACACCGCGATGGCTTTTTCAAAAATTTGAAAGTCATCGATGGCAGCCAGGACGTTTTGGAAGCATTGAGCAAAAAGCACGAAGTCTACATCGCATCCGCGGCGATGGAGTTTCCACAATCGCTTCGGGAAAAATCCGATTGGTTGGACCAATTCTTTCCCTTTATCCCATGGCAAAATCGAATATTGTGCGGGAACAAGCATGTGCTCAAAGGCGATGTGCTCATCGATGACCGAAGCAAAAACCTGGGCTTTTTTGATGGCCGGTCCATTATGTTCACTTCGCCCCACAATACCGAGGTCAAAACCTTTGAGCGGGCGGATACTTGGCGCGATATCGCCGATAAACTTTTGTAA
- a CDS encoding PHB depolymerase family esterase — translation MGNKLGKLLLLIGLIMLQACAAQSHLVADELETVTKENLKYYLYYPEHYFDSEETFGLLLFLHGGGESGRALEEIKDTGPPKMLAEGKQFPFLILAPQNSHAKKWWNTEAVIQLLDSVTGMNRVDKNRIYVSGLSRGGSAAWELATQYPDKFAAMAVVCGMTPLPYAHWIDQEMPIWVFHGDQDDVIDVEESDKMVAKLRDMGHDVRYTRYKGVGHNAWDRAYTTDSLYTWLANQKRKH, via the coding sequence ATGGGGAATAAATTGGGAAAGCTTTTACTTTTGATTGGTTTGATAATGCTTCAGGCCTGTGCTGCCCAATCCCATTTGGTGGCCGATGAGCTAGAAACCGTAACCAAGGAGAATTTAAAATACTATCTGTACTATCCCGAACATTATTTTGATTCGGAGGAAACCTTTGGACTCTTACTTTTTCTTCACGGAGGTGGTGAATCGGGTAGGGCGCTGGAGGAAATAAAGGATACAGGTCCGCCCAAAATGCTGGCCGAAGGCAAGCAATTTCCATTTTTGATACTGGCCCCGCAAAATTCCCACGCCAAAAAATGGTGGAATACCGAGGCGGTCATTCAATTGCTCGATTCCGTTACAGGGATGAACCGAGTCGATAAAAACAGAATATATGTATCAGGGTTGAGCAGGGGAGGAAGCGCCGCTTGGGAGCTTGCTACGCAATATCCGGATAAGTTTGCCGCCATGGCCGTGGTTTGTGGGATGACACCTTTGCCCTATGCACACTGGATAGACCAAGAAATGCCTATTTGGGTTTTCCATGGTGATCAAGACGATGTCATTGATGTGGAAGAGTCCGATAAAATGGTGGCTAAATTGCGTGACATGGGGCACGACGTCCGATATACCAGATATAAAGGCGTGGGACACAATGCTTGGGACCGGGCCTATACCACGGACTCACTCTATACTTGGCTTGCAAATCAAAAACGAAAGCATTAA
- a CDS encoding M15 family metallopeptidase, producing the protein MKYSLVVLLLGLIVCCRSKHKTEVEKPQTASEIKMDSVAADTVVDKATTLRTFDGLADTTFVRLADFSADFAYDMRYATENNFLKAKVYDCAECYTRVKTAKALIAANADFMEQGVKIKFFDCYRPNSVQYKMWEIVPNPQYVANPDKGSIHNKGGAVDITLVDMEGNELDMGTDFDYFGKRAYHDNMDLPQEILDNRKLLKETMEDHGFWSIRTEWWHYNLSAASNDRVANFKWECED; encoded by the coding sequence ATGAAATATTCCCTAGTTGTATTACTACTTGGACTGATAGTATGCTGTCGGTCTAAACACAAAACCGAGGTAGAAAAACCTCAAACTGCATCGGAAATCAAAATGGATTCGGTTGCTGCGGACACGGTGGTAGATAAAGCAACCACTTTAAGAACCTTCGATGGACTTGCCGATACCACGTTTGTTCGCTTGGCCGATTTCAGTGCTGATTTTGCCTACGACATGCGATATGCCACGGAAAATAATTTTTTAAAGGCCAAAGTCTACGATTGTGCCGAATGTTATACCCGTGTAAAGACCGCCAAGGCTTTGATTGCAGCCAATGCCGATTTTATGGAGCAAGGGGTGAAGATTAAGTTCTTTGATTGCTATCGTCCCAATTCGGTACAGTACAAAATGTGGGAAATTGTCCCCAATCCGCAGTATGTCGCCAATCCCGACAAAGGTTCCATCCATAATAAAGGCGGAGCGGTGGATATTACCCTAGTGGATATGGAGGGCAACGAACTGGACATGGGTACTGATTTTGACTACTTCGGAAAGCGGGCCTATCACGATAATATGGACTTGCCCCAAGAAATTCTAGACAACCGAAAATTGTTAAAAGAGACCATGGAAGACCATGGATTTTGGTCCATCAGAACCGAATGGTGGCACTATAACCTCTCAGCCGCGTCCAATGATAGAGTGGCCAATTTTAAATGGGAGTGTGAAGACTAA
- a CDS encoding class I SAM-dependent methyltransferase encodes MNELILNTGIQDYIDNNLTTDILTVLLAKPVFEGVSQKELAQQIEAKKKCKDKLPTWFEKRGIYYPIKLHIEQTSSEVTARYKSQLVSGKSLIDLTGGLGVDTYFFAQQIPEVFHCEINQELSEIASHNFKVLEQEHIACQAEDGITYLQNSKQGFEWIYIDPSRRDDAKGKVFLLQDCHPDVSKHLPLFFERASHLLMKTSPLLDIKQAIETLESVKEVHVVAVQNEVKELLFVLEKGYEGRVHIKTRNIQPDHTESFDFIWEDEAMCNIAHEEPSAYLYEPNAAVLKSGGFKSVGKTYGVYKLHPHSHLYTSKSLLEFPGRRFKIESVVPYSKKAMKSLHIDKANVTTRNFPQSVAELRKRHKIKDGGNRYIFFTKTLNDSLIVVDCTKVAD; translated from the coding sequence TTGAATGAACTTATCTTAAATACTGGTATACAGGATTATATCGATAATAATTTGACAACTGACATCCTGACAGTTCTGTTGGCGAAACCTGTTTTTGAAGGGGTTTCCCAAAAAGAATTGGCCCAACAAATCGAAGCCAAAAAAAAGTGCAAGGACAAACTCCCAACCTGGTTTGAAAAAAGAGGAATCTACTACCCCATAAAGCTCCATATCGAACAAACAAGCTCTGAGGTTACGGCTCGATACAAATCGCAATTGGTAAGTGGAAAATCGCTCATAGACCTTACCGGAGGATTGGGGGTGGACACCTACTTTTTTGCGCAACAAATTCCTGAGGTTTTCCACTGTGAAATCAATCAAGAACTGAGCGAAATCGCCTCTCATAATTTCAAGGTTTTGGAGCAGGAGCATATTGCCTGTCAAGCTGAGGATGGCATTACTTATCTACAAAATTCAAAGCAAGGATTCGAATGGATTTATATAGATCCATCGCGTAGGGATGATGCCAAAGGGAAAGTGTTTTTGTTGCAAGATTGTCATCCTGATGTTTCCAAACATTTGCCACTTTTCTTTGAAAGGGCCTCGCACCTTTTAATGAAGACGTCACCCTTATTGGACATCAAACAAGCTATTGAGACCTTGGAATCCGTAAAAGAAGTCCATGTGGTCGCTGTACAGAACGAGGTGAAGGAACTGCTCTTTGTACTAGAAAAAGGATATGAGGGTCGGGTTCATATCAAGACCAGGAACATACAGCCCGATCATACCGAATCCTTTGATTTTATTTGGGAAGATGAAGCAATGTGCAATATCGCGCATGAGGAACCCTCCGCTTATCTGTACGAACCCAATGCAGCTGTTCTGAAATCGGGGGGATTCAAAAGCGTGGGCAAGACATATGGGGTTTATAAATTGCATCCCCACTCCCATTTGTATACCTCCAAATCACTCTTGGAGTTTCCGGGAAGAAGGTTCAAAATTGAAAGCGTGGTGCCTTATTCCAAAAAGGCAATGAAATCCCTTCATATCGACAAGGCCAATGTTACTACGCGAAACTTTCCACAGTCCGTGGCCGAGCTGCGAAAAAGGCACAAAATCAAGGATGGTGGGAATCGCTATATTTTTTTCACCAAAACCTTGAACGACTCATTGATTGTGGTGGATTGCACAAAAGTTGCCGATTGA
- a CDS encoding AI-2E family transporter: MKAKIIANGILRAVAIIVGVVLVGWFFYKIQSVLVYLAIAAVLALLGRPIVLFLRRKLKFPNTLAVVVTMVLMLSLFLGILALFIPLVAEQSKNLSLLDIEALKADLNTLYIQTLEYFGASTGSVNNLLDESKIEENMLQGLDLGFIPNFLNTIVNTLSNFSVGLFSVLFITFFFLKDSKLMQNGILTFVPNDKESNLVTSIDKINNLLSRYFAGILLQLFILFVIYTISLFIVGVENAIVIAFLCALFNIIPYIGPIIGGVTMIILTMTSFIDADFSTVILPKALYVFIGLTIGQLIDNFFSQPFIFSKSVKSHPLEIFLIIIIAGLLFGVVGMVVAVPGYTAIKVILKEFLAENSFVKKLTKNL, translated from the coding sequence ATGAAAGCAAAGATTATCGCAAACGGAATATTACGGGCAGTTGCAATCATAGTAGGCGTTGTCCTCGTAGGATGGTTTTTCTACAAAATCCAATCCGTATTGGTCTATTTGGCCATTGCAGCCGTGCTTGCGCTATTGGGCAGACCCATAGTGCTTTTCCTGCGCAGAAAACTCAAATTCCCCAACACCTTGGCGGTAGTGGTGACCATGGTATTGATGCTTTCCTTGTTCTTGGGGATACTTGCCTTATTTATTCCTTTGGTGGCCGAGCAGAGCAAAAACCTATCGCTGTTGGACATTGAGGCCCTCAAAGCAGACTTGAACACCCTCTACATCCAAACTCTAGAGTATTTTGGAGCCTCCACAGGCAGCGTAAACAACCTTTTGGACGAATCCAAAATCGAGGAAAATATGCTACAAGGTCTCGATTTGGGCTTTATTCCCAATTTTTTGAATACCATCGTAAATACATTGAGCAATTTTAGTGTTGGCCTTTTCTCGGTTCTCTTCATCACCTTTTTCTTTTTGAAGGACAGCAAACTGATGCAAAATGGTATCCTGACCTTTGTGCCCAATGACAAGGAAAGTAATTTGGTCACCTCCATTGACAAAATAAACAATTTGCTTTCCCGATATTTCGCAGGCATCCTTTTACAATTGTTCATCCTCTTTGTGATCTACACGATTTCATTATTTATCGTGGGTGTGGAAAACGCGATAGTGATCGCTTTTCTTTGTGCCCTGTTCAACATCATTCCATACATCGGTCCCATCATCGGAGGGGTCACCATGATTATCCTAACCATGACCAGTTTTATCGATGCGGATTTCAGCACGGTGATTTTGCCCAAAGCACTTTATGTTTTTATTGGTTTGACCATTGGCCAACTCATCGATAATTTCTTTTCACAACCATTTATTTTTTCCAAAAGCGTAAAGTCGCACCCCTTGGAAATCTTCTTGATCATTATCATCGCAGGATTGCTTTTTGGGGTCGTGGGAATGGTGGTCGCTGTGCCGGGATATACCGCCATAAAGGTGATTTTGAAGGAGTTTTTGGCCGAAAATTCTTTTGTGAAGAAGTTGACCAAAAATTTATAG
- a CDS encoding DUF4159 domain-containing protein, whose protein sequence is MNKRTFLICLLFCCTLSLAYTQQVAILKYGGGGDWYSNPTALPNLIAFCNTHIDTKIDPEPETVEVASVSIFKYPYLHMTGHGNVFFNDEEVQNLRTYLLSGGFLHIDDNYGMEPYLRRELEKVFPERPLEELGSDHPIFNQKFKFPEGLPKIHEHDGKRPQAFGIFEKGRLILLYTYECDLGDGWEDPAVHNDPEDIRIKALQMGANIMEYAFKS, encoded by the coding sequence ATGAACAAACGAACATTTTTGATATGCTTGCTCTTTTGTTGCACGCTATCCTTGGCATACACGCAACAAGTGGCCATCCTAAAATATGGTGGTGGCGGTGATTGGTATTCCAACCCTACGGCCTTGCCCAATTTGATTGCATTTTGCAACACCCATATCGATACCAAAATCGACCCAGAACCGGAAACCGTGGAGGTGGCAAGTGTCTCCATTTTCAAATACCCTTATTTGCACATGACCGGACACGGAAATGTTTTTTTCAACGATGAAGAAGTCCAAAATTTGCGCACTTACTTACTCTCGGGCGGTTTTCTTCATATTGATGATAATTACGGCATGGAACCCTATTTGCGTAGGGAATTGGAAAAAGTGTTTCCCGAAAGGCCCTTGGAGGAACTGGGTTCGGATCACCCCATCTTCAATCAAAAGTTCAAGTTTCCCGAAGGATTGCCCAAAATCCATGAACACGATGGCAAGCGACCACAGGCCTTTGGCATTTTTGAAAAAGGAAGGCTCATATTGCTCTATACCTATGAGTGTGATTTAGGGGATGGTTGGGAGGATCCCGCCGTACACAACGACCCGGAAGACATCCGAATCAAAGCGCTACAAATGGGCGCCAATATTATGGAATACGCCTTTAAAAGCTAA
- a CDS encoding 16S rRNA (uracil(1498)-N(3))-methyltransferase, whose protein sequence is MQLFYNATLDNSAKQFTFPPDESKHIVKVLRKSEGDVLHITNGKGYLFEAKILDADQKKCRAEIISQQKSIPKRYHLHLAVAPTKMNDRYEWFLEKVTEIGVDEITPIICDHSERKTLKLERMERVLQAAMKQSLQTVLPKINPPISCREFLESNETLGYRFIAHCQNGDKMELKRRVIADNDLTILIGPEGDFSKGEIDLSKEKGYIPVSLGRNRLRTETAAIVACTTVAIINN, encoded by the coding sequence ATGCAGCTTTTTTACAATGCCACCCTGGACAATAGTGCCAAACAGTTTACCTTTCCGCCCGATGAGAGCAAACACATTGTAAAGGTGTTACGAAAATCCGAAGGGGACGTGCTGCACATTACCAACGGAAAGGGGTACTTATTTGAGGCCAAGATCTTGGATGCTGACCAAAAAAAATGCAGGGCAGAAATCATTTCACAACAAAAATCGATTCCAAAGCGGTACCATTTGCACTTGGCGGTGGCCCCGACAAAGATGAACGACCGTTACGAATGGTTCCTGGAAAAAGTGACAGAAATCGGGGTGGATGAAATCACCCCAATTATTTGCGACCATTCCGAACGCAAGACGCTCAAATTGGAACGAATGGAGCGAGTATTGCAAGCTGCCATGAAGCAGTCCTTGCAAACCGTACTGCCCAAAATAAACCCACCCATATCCTGTCGGGAGTTTTTGGAATCCAACGAAACCCTCGGTTACAGATTTATTGCCCATTGCCAAAATGGGGATAAAATGGAATTGAAACGACGTGTAATCGCTGATAACGACCTAACCATTCTCATAGGCCCCGAAGGGGATTTCTCGAAAGGGGAAATTGATCTTTCCAAAGAAAAGGGATATATTCCAGTATCCTTGGGCAGAAATAGGTTACGGACAGAGACGGCCGCCATTGTGGCCTGTACCACCGTGGCCATCATCAACAACTAA
- the tsaD gene encoding tRNA (adenosine(37)-N6)-threonylcarbamoyltransferase complex transferase subunit TsaD, which translates to MEKSKKYILSIESSCDDTSAAVLCNKKVLSNVVATQEIHKQYGGVVPELASRAHQQNIVPVVHQALAKANIDKKQLSAIAFTRGPGLMGSLLVGTSFAKSLALGLDVPLIEVNHMEAHILAHFLDDGDHRTPSFPFLAMTISGGHTQIVKVVDHFNMEVLGETLDDAVGEAFDKSAKLMGLPYPGGPLIDKYAQLGNPHAFEFPKPKVDGLNFSFSGLKTSILYFLQRETQKDADFVSKNINDICASVQYTILEILMDKLQMAVDQTGIRQVAIGGGVAANSGIRQRLKDAEEKLGWSTFIPKFEYCTDNAAMIGIVGYLKYEKGTFTDQSIAAKARYAIGG; encoded by the coding sequence GTGGAGAAATCAAAAAAATATATTCTTTCCATCGAATCATCCTGTGATGATACATCGGCTGCCGTACTTTGCAACAAAAAAGTACTCAGTAATGTAGTGGCTACACAGGAAATCCACAAGCAATATGGAGGTGTTGTCCCAGAGTTGGCTTCAAGGGCGCATCAACAAAATATCGTTCCCGTGGTCCACCAAGCCTTGGCCAAGGCAAATATCGACAAAAAACAACTATCTGCCATAGCTTTTACAAGAGGTCCGGGACTTATGGGTTCTTTATTGGTCGGAACCTCCTTTGCCAAATCCCTGGCCTTGGGCCTGGACGTCCCTTTGATCGAGGTAAACCACATGGAAGCGCATATTTTGGCGCATTTTTTGGACGATGGCGACCATCGAACGCCTTCGTTCCCCTTTTTAGCCATGACCATTAGCGGTGGGCATACCCAAATCGTAAAGGTCGTCGACCACTTTAACATGGAGGTACTGGGAGAAACCTTGGATGATGCCGTGGGAGAGGCGTTCGACAAAAGTGCTAAATTAATGGGGCTTCCCTATCCCGGTGGGCCGCTGATAGACAAATATGCCCAACTGGGCAATCCGCACGCCTTTGAGTTTCCCAAACCCAAAGTAGACGGATTGAATTTTAGCTTTAGTGGACTCAAAACAAGTATTCTCTACTTTTTACAACGGGAGACCCAAAAGGATGCTGATTTTGTTTCCAAAAATATCAACGATATCTGCGCATCGGTACAGTATACCATTCTGGAAATTTTGATGGATAAGCTCCAAATGGCAGTGGACCAGACAGGTATACGCCAAGTGGCCATAGGAGGTGGCGTGGCGGCCAACTCTGGCATACGGCAAAGATTGAAGGATGCCGAAGAAAAGTTGGGATGGAGCACCTTTATCCCTAAATTTGAGTATTGCACGGACAATGCAGCCATGATCGGTATTGTAGGTTACCTTAAATATGAAAAAGGCACCTTTACCGACCAGAGCATCGCCGCCAAGGCAAGATATGCCATCGGTGGTTAA